The segment CATAGATAAAAGagttccaaacactccaaaatAAGCTTGATGATCattgtgtttatttattttttttgtatatatttgatcacaaaattagaaaaaaatttatattggtaaaaatttattaatgcaAGAAATTATATCGACAATTTTGTCGGTGTAGATACCACCTTCACCGGTTGAAAACAAGTTTTGCGAGAATCACGTTCGAGTAAAATTTATGCActtcatttaaatattacaagTGTTTATTTATTCGACTATAAATGTTCGTAAAGACCACAATTCATTtgaagatttattttatttttcactctCATAAAATCCTTTTGTATTCACCAGGGTCATCAATATACATACACTCATCTGATTTATATAGTTGCATGGCAGTTAATTGCAATTTAGTCCTAGGTGATTTGTTCTATTATAAATCAAACCAAGAGAGTTGCATGTTTTCCATGACGAAGTATCTTCTACTAGTAGATTACTGGCAGTTGGTGTAATAGTTACCACCAGTAGAAACTAGTTTACCAACGAGTACAACGAGGATCATCCACGTGCAAGGAGTGATCCTCGTAACTGACGGCAGGAATGATGTAACGTGGCAGGACGAACCAAAGGGATCGTGGGTAACAGCTGAGACCGTGATACGGCACGTGTCTTGTTTGTGGATGAAAAGAAGTGTGAAATGGCCTATGCATGGTCTATAGGTTACACTAATCTGACCAAAAGCTTCTTTTAACCTTttccttttgtttcttctttcgcTTATAACCAAGTGAGAAACTGTATTGTATTTCCCTGAAAACATTAGATTAAGTATGAGGGATTACATATACTTAAGGCATCTTTAACCTTAGTTTATTTATGATAAAGTTAGTTTCAGAGTAATATAGCATTATTAGCTTTGATGGTTTGTACAATAGTGATGAATTTGGACATGACCATAAACTACAAGACACGAGTGGATTCTCATAATATTTGCACCACTAAGGACAAAATAACTCATCATGCTACTTTGTTGAAATATATTACcattattattaatgtattataaaaATACGAACAAGTTATTATTGAATTGGGTTTACAGCTTTcaagatatattttatataaaaatgaaaataaaaacaagaatttgtttacaTATAAAAAGCAAACACGCATGTATAATAAATTGGACTGCATGTAAATCATTGTTCAAATTCATTGTATTTGTCGATGgattaattaaatatctttttgctataaaataaaattttatcttttaaccaaaaaaaataaaaaaaataaaaaaaaataaaattttatctatATAAACCATTACATAGATGTCCATCCCAATACGGACATGCGCTGAACACAACAAACGATTCTTTTTAagagaatctctctctctctattctctccacTTCTCTCTCTGTGGATCGATGGCAGCTTCGGTTGATCCTTTGGTGGTTGGAAGAGTGATCGGAGATGTGTTGGACATGTTCATCCCCACCGCCAACATGTCTGTCTACTTTGGCCCCAAACACATAACTAACGGCTGCGAGATCAAACCCTCTGCCGCAGTCAACCCTCCAAAAGTCAACATCTCCGGCAACTCCAATGAGCTTTACACTCTCGTATACATATTAATCTTCTCGCTTCTATCCATTTTTTGTGCTAGCTTATTGTCTCTTACACACACATCTTTGTATTTACGCACACATGCGTAACATGTTCCCCATGATCATGATTCATGATTCTTATGACAGGAACATGCAAACATTACTTCATAGTTCATACATATTTTCTGCTACATTcacatatatcttttttttgtaaaaggacATTCACATATATCTTGacgtatttatatatatatagataagttTCAATGGGATTTGAGTGCATGCTTAAATACGGTTAGATGAAAATTCGATTACAGTAATGTTTTACTCGAGCTTGATTTGTTCAATCGTTTAGTGGTGCGTCATGCGTGCATGAGTTGAACATTTATTGGCAGTCTTTAAATGCAAAAATTGGATGCATGCAGGTGATGACTGACCCGGACGCACCTAGCCCGAGTGAGCCGAACATGAGAGAATGGGTCCATTGGTGAGTACGCGTGACGCACTCAATAATATTTTCTGCTCTTCTAGagatatattatatacaaaaaaaaagtttatatgttatgcttattattattattattattattatttttattattttaatataatccaATGATTTATTATGTTTCAGGATTGTCGTGGATATCCCGGGAGGCACCAACCCCTCAAAAGGTATGAAAATAAAAGCCAAAACTAAATTTtcgatttttgaattttaattgTTTCGCTATTTTCCGGAAtctcttaattattatttttctaaactTTTTTTACAAATGAATTTCACTTTTTAACTCACTTTCTAACTCACTTGCTTAGATATAAAATAACGTTAGTGTGAAAGCCACTAAGAACACATGATAATGGTTAACTATGTCCATGAAGACGTGTTTGAATCTAATTGAAAAATCCGATACACTAGTATGTTTTATTCATTTAAACATATTATCTGTGCAACGTGGTGCTTTCGGTTTGATATGAAATGGATTCCCCGTATTGCACGATATTGATTGGTTCAACAACACAAATATGCATGACTCTCACATGCATATAGGTATAAGAGTC is part of the Brassica rapa cultivar Chiifu-401-42 chromosome A09, CAAS_Brap_v3.01, whole genome shotgun sequence genome and harbors:
- the LOC103842717 gene encoding protein MOTHER of FT and TFL1, which gives rise to MSIPIRTCAEHNKRFFLRESLSLYSLHFSLCGSMAASVDPLVVGRVIGDVLDMFIPTANMSVYFGPKHITNGCEIKPSAAVNPPKVNISGNSNELYTLVMTDPDAPSPSEPNMREWVHWIVVDIPGGTNPSKGKEILPYMEPRPPVGIHRYIFVLFRQNSPVGMMVQQPPSRANFSTRMFAGHLDLGLPVATVYFNAQKEPASRRR